The following coding sequences are from one Caballeronia sp. SBC1 window:
- a CDS encoding SPOR domain-containing protein: MSFFSFGKKDDAPSGRDTYSDSPRGSRQTVRTERRTRRSDRPEADAMMLDPTLPEKQRARRRLVGALALVAAAVIILPMVLDSHPKPVTDDISIDIPARPAAPLPKTSHNDATDAGAVDSSADTQAGVAPDGPAAATDNAAAVASKPALKPDSKQASKPVETQTQAKAAEAQPEAKPAAPPSAVTNAQASKPAAQAPAPVTAATPKPNTPASPAGSRFVVQIGTFDDDTAAQGWVTKLKAAGVPAYIEHRKQADGTTRTLLRAGPFADRTAASAALVKVRQAGLGGGNGGSNSASAN; the protein is encoded by the coding sequence ATGTCCTTTTTCTCGTTCGGCAAGAAAGACGACGCGCCCTCAGGTCGCGACACATACTCCGACTCCCCGCGCGGCTCGCGTCAAACCGTGCGTACCGAACGCCGGACGCGCCGCAGCGACCGTCCTGAAGCCGACGCCATGATGCTCGACCCCACCCTGCCCGAAAAGCAGCGTGCGCGGCGGCGTCTGGTCGGCGCGCTCGCGCTGGTCGCGGCGGCGGTGATCATCCTGCCAATGGTGCTGGATTCGCATCCGAAGCCCGTCACCGACGACATCTCAATCGATATCCCGGCACGCCCGGCCGCGCCTTTGCCCAAGACAAGTCACAACGACGCGACGGATGCCGGCGCGGTTGATTCGTCAGCAGATACGCAAGCCGGAGTAGCGCCGGATGGTCCTGCAGCGGCCACGGACAATGCGGCGGCGGTAGCTTCAAAACCCGCTTTAAAGCCCGACTCGAAGCAAGCCTCTAAACCAGTGGAAACGCAAACGCAGGCCAAGGCCGCCGAGGCGCAGCCCGAAGCGAAGCCGGCGGCACCGCCGTCCGCGGTGACGAACGCCCAGGCCTCCAAGCCCGCGGCGCAAGCGCCCGCACCCGTTACGGCAGCCACGCCGAAACCGAACACACCAGCCTCCCCGGCGGGAAGTCGTTTCGTGGTCCAGATCGGCACCTTCGATGACGACACTGCAGCCCAAGGCTGGGTGACCAAGTTGAAGGCGGCGGGAGTGCCCGCATATATCGAACATCGGAAACAGGCTGACGGCACCACTCGCACGCTGTTGCGTGCCGGACCGTTCGCCGACCGGACGGCTGCATCGGCGGCGCTGGTCAAGGTTCGGCAGGCCGGACTGGGCGGCGGCAACGGCGGCAGCAATAGCGCGTCAGCGAACTAG
- the accD gene encoding acetyl-CoA carboxylase, carboxyltransferase subunit beta yields MSWLDKLLPPKIKQTDPKSRKGIPEGLWIKCPSCEAVLYRNDVEANLHVCPKCSHHMRIGARERLDGLLDPEGRYEIGQEILPVDALKFKDSRKYPDRLKEAMEDTDETDAMVVMGGAIHTIPVVTACFEFSFMGGSMGSVVGERFARGARNALEQRTPFICFTASGGARMQESLLSLMQMAKTTAMLTKLAEAKLPFISVLTDPTMGGVSASFAFLGDVVIAEPKALIGFAGPRVIEQTVREKLPEGFQRSEFLIQKGAIDMIVDRRKMREEIARLIALLTLQPADAVA; encoded by the coding sequence ATGAGCTGGCTCGACAAACTGTTACCGCCGAAGATCAAGCAAACCGATCCGAAAAGCCGCAAGGGGATTCCGGAAGGGCTGTGGATCAAGTGCCCTTCGTGCGAAGCGGTGCTCTACCGCAACGACGTCGAGGCGAATCTGCATGTCTGCCCGAAATGCAGCCATCACATGCGGATTGGCGCACGCGAACGGCTTGACGGGTTACTCGATCCGGAAGGCCGTTACGAAATCGGCCAGGAAATCCTGCCCGTCGACGCACTGAAGTTCAAGGACAGCCGGAAGTACCCGGACCGCCTGAAAGAGGCAATGGAAGATACGGACGAAACCGACGCCATGGTCGTCATGGGCGGCGCGATCCACACCATTCCGGTCGTGACCGCGTGCTTTGAGTTCTCGTTCATGGGCGGTTCGATGGGCTCGGTGGTCGGCGAACGTTTTGCCCGCGGCGCGCGTAACGCGCTCGAGCAGCGCACGCCGTTTATCTGTTTCACGGCATCGGGCGGCGCGCGGATGCAGGAAAGCCTGCTCTCGCTGATGCAAATGGCCAAGACCACGGCCATGCTCACGAAGCTGGCCGAAGCCAAGCTGCCGTTCATCTCCGTTCTGACTGATCCGACCATGGGCGGCGTGTCCGCCAGTTTCGCGTTCCTGGGCGACGTGGTGATCGCGGAACCGAAGGCGCTGATTGGTTTTGCGGGTCCGCGCGTGATTGAACAAACGGTGCGCGAGAAGCTACCGGAAGGATTCCAGCGTTCGGAATTCCTGATCCAGAAGGGCGCGATCGACATGATTGTGGATCGCCGCAAGATGCGTGAAGAAATTGCGCGTCTGATTGCATTGCTGACGCTGCAACCGGCTGATGCGGTCGCCTGA
- the trpB gene encoding tryptophan synthase subunit beta: protein MYNLPDDRGHFGPYGGTFVSETLIHALDELRDAYAECSKDPAFIAEYEYELKHYVGRPSPIYYAKRWSDMLGGAQIFLKREDLNHTGAHKVNNVIGQALLARKMGKPRVIAETGAGQHGVATATIAARFGMECVVYMGSEDVRRQAANVYRMKLLGATVVPVESGSKTLKDALNEAMRDWVTNVENTFYIIGTVAGPHPYPMMVRDFQRVIGDECKVQMPEMTGRQPDAVIACVGGGSNAMGIFYPYIEDKDVKLIGVEAAGDGISTGRHAASLIGGSPGVLHGNRTYLLQDENGQIIETHSISAGLDYPGVGPEHAWLKDAGRAEYVGITDEEALKGFHDCCRIEGIIPALESSHALAYAAKLAPTLPKDKLLLVNLSGRGDKDMHTVAERTGITF, encoded by the coding sequence CGCGATGCCTATGCTGAATGCAGCAAGGATCCGGCGTTTATCGCGGAATACGAATACGAGCTGAAGCACTACGTCGGCCGTCCGTCGCCGATTTATTATGCCAAACGCTGGAGCGACATGCTCGGTGGCGCGCAAATCTTCCTCAAGCGCGAAGACCTGAATCACACCGGCGCGCATAAAGTTAATAACGTGATTGGCCAGGCGCTGCTCGCTCGCAAGATGGGCAAGCCGCGCGTGATTGCGGAAACCGGCGCGGGACAGCATGGCGTTGCCACGGCGACTATTGCCGCGCGTTTCGGCATGGAATGCGTGGTCTACATGGGCTCGGAAGACGTGCGACGCCAGGCGGCGAACGTGTACCGCATGAAGCTGCTCGGCGCGACGGTCGTGCCGGTCGAATCCGGCTCAAAGACGCTGAAAGACGCGCTCAATGAAGCCATGCGCGACTGGGTAACGAACGTGGAGAACACGTTCTACATCATTGGCACGGTGGCGGGGCCGCATCCTTATCCCATGATGGTGCGCGACTTCCAGCGGGTGATAGGCGATGAATGTAAGGTCCAGATGCCTGAAATGACAGGCCGCCAGCCGGACGCGGTGATCGCGTGTGTTGGCGGTGGATCGAATGCGATGGGCATCTTTTATCCGTATATCGAAGATAAAGATGTGAAGCTGATCGGCGTGGAAGCGGCCGGTGATGGCATCAGCACGGGACGTCACGCGGCGTCGCTGATCGGCGGAAGTCCGGGCGTTCTGCACGGTAACCGTACGTATCTTCTTCAAGACGAAAACGGCCAGATCATCGAAACGCATTCGATTTCAGCAGGGCTGGATTATCCCGGCGTCGGCCCGGAACACGCGTGGCTGAAGGATGCGGGCCGCGCCGAGTACGTGGGCATTACCGACGAAGAAGCGCTGAAGGGATTCCACGATTGCTGCCGGATCGAAGGGATCATTCCCGCGCTGGAGTCGAGCCACGCGCTCGCGTACGCCGCGAAGCTCGCGCCCACGTTGCCGAAAGACAAGCTGCTGCTCGTCAATCTTTCGGGCCGTGGCGACAAGGACATGCATACGGTCGCCGAGCGCACCGGCATCACGTTCTGA
- a CDS encoding CvpA family protein, with the protein MFTSFDYAVMAVIGLSALRGMWRGLLAEVFGLIGWIAALLIAGRFVGLVVPYIPANWPGGALTQWLIAFLLIVAGVLVVSSVAGALLTRVTEVVGLRGIDRSLGLLFGLVRGAILVVILVALAGLTELPQHDFWRNALFRPAAEQGVRELKPLLPDTLAAYLRTTPDGPQDPPATPAQ; encoded by the coding sequence ATGTTTACGAGTTTCGACTACGCGGTGATGGCCGTGATCGGCCTCTCCGCGCTGCGCGGCATGTGGCGCGGCTTGCTGGCCGAAGTGTTCGGCCTGATTGGCTGGATCGCCGCGCTGTTGATCGCAGGGCGTTTTGTTGGTTTGGTCGTGCCTTACATTCCGGCGAACTGGCCGGGCGGGGCGCTGACGCAGTGGCTGATTGCGTTTTTGCTGATTGTCGCGGGTGTGCTGGTGGTATCAAGTGTGGCTGGCGCGTTGTTGACGCGTGTGACCGAAGTGGTCGGGCTGCGCGGTATCGACCGGTCGCTTGGACTTTTATTCGGCCTCGTGAGAGGGGCCATTCTGGTAGTGATCCTGGTCGCCCTCGCGGGCTTGACCGAACTGCCGCAACACGATTTCTGGCGTAACGCGTTGTTCCGGCCCGCGGCCGAACAAGGCGTGCGAGAACTGAAACCGCTGCTTCCCGATACGCTCGCCGCGTACCTGCGCACCACGCCGGACGGCCCGCAAGATCCGCCCGCCACGCCTGCGCAATGA
- a CDS encoding O-succinylhomoserine sulfhydrylase, with product MDENLNFDTLAVRAGTLRSDFNEHSEAIFLTSSFVFESAAHAAESFKNAEEAYTYSRFTNPTVAMFQNRLAALEGGEACMATASGMAAIMSVVMCSMQQGDHLVSSKSLFGSTVGMFSQIFTKFGITTTFVDPTNLDEWRAAVRPETKMFFLETPSNPLTEIADIEAIGKISKEVGALFVVDNCFCSPALQQPLKLGADVVMHSATKFLDGQGRVLGGALVGSKQFIMEKVFPFVRSAGPTLSAFNAWVLLKGMETLSLRVEKQSANALEIARWLETHPAIERVFYPGLESHPQYAIAKKQQKAGGAIVSFELKGATREEQRANAWRVIDATKICSITGNLGDTRTTITHPSTTTHGRLTPEVREAAGIREGLIRLAVGLEHASDIRGDLERGLNG from the coding sequence ATGGACGAAAACCTAAACTTCGATACGCTCGCCGTCCGCGCGGGAACGTTGCGCAGTGATTTCAACGAGCACTCGGAAGCGATTTTCCTGACCTCGAGCTTTGTGTTCGAGAGCGCCGCGCATGCCGCAGAAAGCTTCAAGAACGCTGAAGAGGCTTACACGTACTCGCGCTTCACCAACCCGACGGTCGCGATGTTCCAGAACCGCCTGGCGGCGCTGGAAGGCGGCGAGGCGTGCATGGCGACAGCATCAGGCATGGCCGCGATCATGTCAGTGGTGATGTGCTCGATGCAGCAGGGCGACCATCTGGTCAGTTCGAAGAGCTTGTTCGGATCGACGGTGGGCATGTTCTCGCAGATCTTCACGAAGTTCGGCATCACGACCACATTCGTCGATCCTACCAATCTGGATGAATGGCGAGCGGCCGTGCGTCCCGAGACGAAGATGTTTTTCCTCGAAACGCCGTCGAATCCGCTGACTGAGATCGCAGATATTGAGGCGATCGGGAAGATATCGAAGGAAGTGGGCGCGTTGTTTGTCGTCGATAACTGTTTCTGTAGCCCGGCGCTGCAGCAGCCGTTGAAGCTTGGCGCGGATGTTGTCATGCACTCGGCGACCAAGTTCCTCGATGGTCAGGGACGCGTGCTGGGCGGCGCGTTGGTCGGGTCGAAGCAGTTCATCATGGAAAAGGTGTTTCCGTTCGTGCGCAGCGCAGGGCCGACGTTGTCCGCGTTCAATGCGTGGGTGTTGTTGAAGGGGATGGAGACACTGTCGTTGCGGGTGGAGAAGCAGTCGGCGAATGCGCTGGAAATCGCGCGCTGGCTGGAGACGCATCCGGCAATCGAGCGCGTGTTTTATCCGGGGCTCGAGTCGCATCCGCAATACGCGATCGCGAAGAAGCAGCAGAAGGCGGGCGGGGCGATTGTGTCGTTCGAGTTGAAGGGCGCGACGCGCGAGGAGCAGCGCGCGAATGCGTGGCGTGTGATTGATGCCACCAAGATCTGTTCGATTACCGGCAATCTCGGCGATACGCGTACGACCATTACCCATCCGTCGACGACAACGCACGGACGGTTGACGCCCGAGGTGCGGGAAGCGGCAGGGATTCGCGAAGGGTTGATCCGGCTAGCGGTGGGGTTGGAGCATGCCTCGGATATTCGAGGGGATTTGGAGCGTGGGCTGAACGGGTAA
- a CDS encoding site-specific DNA-methyltransferase: MRDEIDHASAHGVAGSEVHGGIERGIHLHHRDFLTDAANLPDGSIDLIVADPPYGLGKDYGNDSDMRSGDAFLDWTYGWLELAIPKLKPSGSLYIFCTWQYAPEIFVFLKRRLTMVNEIVWDRRVPSMGGTVRRYTSVHDNIGYFAVSKDYFFDLDPIRIPYDAVTKKARSRKLFEGSKWLELGYNPKDVWSVSRLHRQHAERVDHPTQKPLEIIERMVLASCPRGGRVLDPFMGSGTTAVACARHGREFIGYEINADYHAIAEKRVAETRSVGVRVEPKTEATITATDQANAA, from the coding sequence ATGCGCGATGAAATCGATCATGCAAGTGCGCACGGCGTCGCCGGTAGTGAAGTCCATGGCGGCATTGAGCGCGGTATCCACTTGCACCACCGCGATTTCCTGACCGATGCAGCGAACCTCCCGGACGGCTCGATCGACCTGATCGTGGCCGATCCGCCATACGGGCTGGGCAAGGATTACGGCAACGACTCGGACATGCGTTCGGGCGATGCCTTCCTTGACTGGACCTACGGCTGGCTTGAGCTGGCGATTCCGAAGCTCAAGCCAAGCGGTTCGCTTTACATTTTTTGCACGTGGCAATATGCGCCGGAGATCTTCGTGTTCCTCAAGCGCCGCCTCACCATGGTCAACGAGATCGTGTGGGACCGGCGCGTGCCGAGCATGGGCGGAACGGTGCGTAGATATACGTCTGTGCACGACAACATCGGTTATTTCGCGGTATCGAAGGATTACTTCTTCGATCTCGATCCCATCCGCATCCCCTACGACGCAGTGACGAAGAAAGCGCGTTCGCGCAAATTGTTCGAAGGCAGCAAGTGGCTGGAGCTGGGTTACAACCCGAAGGACGTATGGTCGGTGTCGCGACTGCACAGGCAACACGCCGAGCGCGTCGACCATCCGACGCAAAAGCCGCTTGAGATCATTGAGCGGATGGTCTTGGCGAGTTGTCCGCGTGGCGGGCGCGTGCTCGATCCGTTCATGGGCAGCGGCACGACTGCGGTCGCGTGTGCACGTCATGGGCGCGAGTTCATTGGCTACGAGATCAACGCCGACTATCACGCAATCGCCGAAAAGCGGGTCGCGGAGACGCGTTCCGTCGGAGTCCGGGTTGAGCCGAAGACCGAGGCCACGATTACTGCTACTGACCAAGCGAACGCCGCCTAA
- a CDS encoding FKBP-type peptidyl-prolyl cis-trans isomerase: MAIVTTDSGLKYEDLTVGEGAEAVAGKSVSVHYTGWLTDGQKFDSSHDRNDPFAFVLGGGMVIKGWDEGVQGMKVGGKRKLTIPPQLGYGVRGAGGVIPPNATLVFEVELLDV, from the coding sequence ATGGCGATCGTGACGACCGACTCAGGGCTCAAGTATGAAGATTTGACGGTGGGCGAAGGCGCTGAAGCCGTTGCCGGCAAGTCGGTGAGCGTGCATTACACGGGCTGGCTCACGGACGGCCAGAAGTTCGATTCCAGTCACGACCGTAATGATCCGTTCGCTTTTGTGCTCGGCGGCGGCATGGTCATCAAGGGATGGGACGAGGGCGTGCAGGGTATGAAGGTCGGCGGTAAACGCAAGTTGACCATTCCGCCGCAACTCGGTTATGGCGTACGCGGCGCCGGCGGGGTGATTCCGCCGAACGCGACGCTGGTTTTTGAAGTGGAATTGCTGGACGTTTAA
- the trpA gene encoding tryptophan synthase subunit alpha — MSRIKSTFAALAEQGKKGLIPFITAGDPNPEQTVEFMHALAKGGADVIELGVPFSDPMADGPVIQRSSERALAKGVSLKRVLADVARFRETNTTTPVVLMGYANPIERMGTDAFAKAAKDAGVDGILVVDYPPEESVEFSESMRAAGIDPIFLLAPTSTDERIAAVGKVASGYVYYVSLKGVTGSANLDVASIASKIPAIKAHVALPVGVGFGIRDAVSARLVADVSDAVVIGSRLVQLLEEAPPEKAAEMLTSFIAEIRSALDSAK; from the coding sequence ATGTCCCGTATTAAAAGCACATTTGCGGCGTTGGCCGAGCAGGGCAAGAAAGGTCTGATCCCGTTCATTACGGCTGGCGATCCGAACCCCGAGCAAACCGTCGAATTCATGCACGCGCTCGCCAAGGGCGGCGCGGACGTCATCGAACTGGGCGTGCCTTTTTCCGATCCGATGGCCGATGGTCCCGTGATCCAACGCTCGTCAGAACGTGCGTTGGCCAAGGGCGTATCGCTGAAACGCGTGCTCGCCGACGTTGCACGCTTCCGCGAGACCAACACCACCACGCCGGTGGTCCTGATGGGTTACGCGAATCCGATCGAACGGATGGGCACCGATGCCTTCGCCAAAGCGGCGAAGGACGCGGGTGTGGATGGCATTCTGGTCGTCGATTACCCACCTGAAGAGTCGGTGGAATTCAGTGAATCGATGCGTGCCGCCGGCATCGACCCGATCTTCCTGCTTGCACCCACCTCGACCGATGAACGCATTGCCGCGGTCGGCAAAGTGGCGAGCGGGTATGTGTATTACGTGTCGCTGAAAGGCGTGACTGGTTCGGCAAATCTGGACGTGGCCAGCATCGCGAGTAAAATCCCGGCGATCAAGGCGCATGTTGCGTTGCCGGTGGGGGTGGGTTTTGGCATCCGCGACGCTGTGTCGGCGAGGCTGGTGGCCGATGTATCGGATGCCGTGGTGATTGGCAGCCGTCTCGTGCAACTGCTCGAAGAAGCGCCGCCCGAGAAGGCGGCGGAGATGCTGACGAGCTTTATTGCCGAAATTCGCTCTGCGCTCGATTCTGCAAAATAA
- the purF gene encoding amidophosphoribosyltransferase has protein sequence MCGIVGVVSQTPVNQLIYDSLLLLQHRGQDAAGIATANGNNFHMHKANGMVRDVFRTRNMRSLPGNVGIGQVRYPTAGNASSEEEAQPFYVNAPFGIILAHNGNLTNWPQLKEEMFRIDRRHINTASDTEVLLNVFAHELQLSSSGLELDPAALFKAVSGVHRRVKGSYAIVSLIAGYGLVAFRDPFGIRPLVLGKQETATGVEWMVASESVAVEGIGFEFVRDVEPGEAIFIDNDGNLHSQQCAEHPSLNPCIFELVYLARPDSCLDGVPVYNARLRMGDYLAEKIKRVLPDVAIDVVMPIPDSSRPAAMQVAAKLGVEYREGFFKNRYVGRTFIMPGQAVRKKSVRQKLNAMAIEFKGKNVLIVDDSIVRGTTSHEIVQMARDAGAAKVIFASAAPPVKFPNVYGIDMPTRGELVAHGRSDEEVARMIGADHLVYQDVADLKQAIRDINPALREFDASCFDGNYITGDIDSAYLDRLETSRLAPQAQSDRDAASEAMEGGVSRSQLHLQLSVE, from the coding sequence ATGTGCGGCATCGTAGGCGTAGTTTCCCAGACTCCCGTTAACCAGTTGATTTATGACAGCTTGCTGCTGCTGCAGCATCGCGGGCAGGACGCGGCTGGCATTGCAACGGCTAACGGCAATAACTTCCACATGCATAAGGCCAACGGCATGGTGCGCGACGTGTTCCGCACGCGCAACATGCGCAGTCTGCCGGGTAATGTCGGCATTGGCCAGGTGCGGTATCCGACGGCTGGAAATGCATCGAGCGAAGAAGAAGCCCAGCCGTTCTACGTGAACGCGCCATTCGGCATCATCCTCGCCCACAACGGCAACCTGACGAACTGGCCGCAGTTGAAGGAAGAGATGTTCCGGATCGATCGCCGGCACATCAACACCGCGTCCGACACTGAAGTCCTTCTCAACGTCTTCGCCCACGAACTGCAGTTGTCCAGCTCCGGCCTGGAACTCGATCCGGCCGCCCTGTTCAAGGCGGTGAGCGGCGTGCATCGGCGAGTGAAGGGATCGTATGCCATCGTCTCGTTGATCGCCGGTTACGGACTCGTCGCTTTCCGCGATCCGTTCGGCATCCGTCCGCTGGTCCTCGGCAAGCAGGAAACCGCGACGGGCGTGGAATGGATGGTGGCCTCGGAATCGGTGGCGGTTGAAGGTATCGGCTTCGAGTTCGTGCGTGACGTGGAGCCGGGCGAAGCGATTTTCATCGATAACGACGGCAACCTGCACAGCCAGCAATGTGCCGAGCACCCGAGCCTGAACCCCTGCATCTTCGAACTCGTGTATCTCGCGCGTCCGGATTCGTGCCTCGACGGCGTGCCGGTCTACAACGCGCGCTTGCGCATGGGCGATTACCTCGCCGAGAAGATCAAGCGCGTGCTGCCGGACGTGGCTATTGACGTGGTCATGCCGATTCCGGATTCATCACGTCCCGCCGCCATGCAAGTGGCCGCGAAGCTGGGCGTGGAGTATCGCGAAGGTTTCTTCAAGAATCGCTATGTTGGTCGTACCTTCATCATGCCTGGCCAGGCTGTGCGCAAGAAGTCCGTGCGCCAGAAACTCAACGCGATGGCGATCGAGTTCAAGGGCAAGAACGTGCTGATCGTGGATGACTCCATCGTTCGTGGAACAACATCGCATGAAATCGTGCAGATGGCGCGCGATGCAGGCGCCGCCAAGGTGATCTTCGCGTCCGCTGCGCCGCCGGTGAAGTTCCCGAACGTGTACGGCATCGACATGCCCACGCGCGGCGAGCTGGTCGCGCATGGCCGTTCGGACGAGGAAGTGGCGCGCATGATCGGCGCGGATCATCTGGTGTATCAGGATGTGGCCGATCTGAAGCAGGCCATTCGCGACATCAATCCGGCGCTGCGTGAATTCGATGCCTCGTGCTTCGATGGCAACTACATCACCGGTGACATCGACTCGGCTTATCTGGATCGTCTGGAAACGTCGCGTCTTGCACCGCAAGCGCAGTCGGATCGCGATGCGGCGAGTGAGGCGATGGAAGGTGGCGTATCGCGTTCGCAGTTGCACTTGCAATTGTCGGTGGAGTGA
- the folC gene encoding bifunctional tetrahydrofolate synthase/dihydrofolate synthase, with the protein MATSSTPSPFTFPTLDAWLTHLESAHPVGIDMGLTRISQVRDALGLTFKCPVITVGGTNGKGSTCAIIETILVRAGYRVGCHTSPHLLDFNERARLNGADATNDELLEHFEAVEQARMSLADPVSLTYFEFTTLAIMRLFASRDLDAVILEVGLGGRLDAVNIIDTDCAIVTSIDIDHTEYLGDTREKIGFEKAGIFRPNTPAICGDPSPPQSLIDHAKAIGADLWLVGRDFRYEAQGGNERQQWSYIGRTQRRSALAYPALRGANQLINTSAALAALEALRDRIPVSAQDIRLGLANVELPGRFQVVPGKPQVILDVAHNPHAAAVLAQNLGNMGFFPYTYAVFGAMGDKDIAGVVEHLKGEIDHWNVTALPTPRAASSAMLESVLRHAGVNDSSDSSVTQFNNPADAFQDALKRASENDRILVFGSFHTVAGVMAYRKSQRH; encoded by the coding sequence ATGGCGACTTCATCGACCCCCTCACCGTTCACCTTCCCCACCCTCGACGCGTGGCTGACTCACCTGGAATCGGCACATCCTGTCGGCATCGACATGGGTTTGACGCGCATCAGCCAAGTGCGCGACGCTCTGGGACTAACGTTCAAATGCCCCGTGATTACGGTCGGCGGAACGAACGGCAAGGGCTCGACCTGCGCGATCATCGAAACCATCCTGGTTCGCGCGGGGTATCGCGTGGGCTGTCATACGTCGCCGCATCTGCTCGACTTCAATGAGCGCGCGCGGCTAAACGGCGCTGATGCCACGAACGATGAGCTGCTCGAGCATTTCGAGGCGGTCGAACAGGCGCGCATGAGCCTCGCCGATCCGGTCTCGCTGACCTATTTCGAATTCACCACGCTGGCAATCATGCGGTTGTTCGCATCGCGTGATTTGGACGCCGTGATTCTTGAAGTGGGGTTGGGCGGCCGTCTGGACGCCGTCAATATTATCGATACCGATTGCGCGATCGTCACCAGCATCGACATCGACCACACGGAGTATCTGGGCGATACCCGCGAGAAAATCGGCTTCGAGAAAGCCGGGATTTTCCGCCCGAACACACCCGCCATTTGTGGCGATCCCTCGCCCCCGCAGTCATTGATCGACCATGCGAAGGCTATCGGCGCGGATCTGTGGCTGGTCGGCCGTGATTTCCGCTACGAAGCGCAGGGCGGCAACGAACGCCAGCAGTGGAGTTATATCGGCCGGACGCAGCGGCGCTCGGCGCTCGCTTACCCGGCTTTGCGCGGCGCGAATCAACTGATCAATACATCGGCGGCGCTGGCCGCGCTCGAAGCGCTGCGGGACCGCATTCCCGTGTCCGCACAGGATATCCGGCTGGGACTTGCGAACGTCGAGTTGCCGGGGCGCTTCCAAGTGGTGCCGGGCAAGCCGCAAGTGATCCTCGATGTCGCTCACAACCCGCACGCCGCGGCCGTTTTGGCTCAGAATCTCGGCAACATGGGCTTTTTCCCCTACACGTACGCGGTCTTCGGCGCGATGGGCGACAAGGACATCGCCGGGGTCGTGGAGCATTTGAAGGGCGAGATCGATCATTGGAACGTGACCGCCCTTCCAACACCGCGCGCCGCGTCTTCGGCCATGCTGGAAAGCGTTTTACGCCACGCCGGCGTCAACGACAGTAGTGACAGCAGCGTTACACAATTCAACAATCCGGCCGACGCTTTTCAAGATGCGTTAAAGCGAGCGTCCGAAAATGATAGAATTTTGGTTTTCGGCAGTTTCCATACGGTGGCCGGCGTAATGGCTTATCGTAAATCGCAGCGTCATTGA